The Thermoanaerobacterium thermosaccharolyticum DSM 571 region GGTATAATCAGATATTCTTTTCCTGTATTTTATAAAGGTAATATGTTTGAGCGTACAGGAAATAATACAGCAAAAATTAAAGTATACAAAAACAATGACTGGGTATGGCATAATATAAAATTCAAGACCGATAATCTTAAGAATAGAGATATGACAAATTTCAAAGAAATGAATCCCAGTTTAGTAAAGAGTGGCAAAAAATATTATCTGTATTTTACTTATGAAAAAGAAATAAAATTTAAAAATACGCCGTTAAAAGATAGAACAATAATATCTGTAGATTTAGGCTTAACAAACTCTGCCGTATGCAGTGCTATGAAATATGAAGGAACTGTCATAGGAAGATTATTTATAAACCAACCTATAGAAAAAGACCGTCTATTTCATAAAATCAACAAATTAGCAAAAACACAGAGAATATCAGGTAACGGCAGAAAACCTAACATATGGAGAAAAATAAACAACATTAAAAATCAAATCATCAATGATACAGTTCACCAAATAATAGAATTTGCAAAATCGTATGATGCTGATGTAATAGTATTTGAGCATTTAGGAAAATTACAATCGAAAGGAAATTATGCCCGCAGAACGAGAATAAAGTTGCAGTTTTGGGCAAAACAAACAATACAGAAAAAAGTGTATGATATAGCTCACAGCTATGGAATAAGAGTATCTTGGATTAACCCTAAAAACTCATCAGCATTGGCATTTGATGGAACAGGAAAAGTAGTAAGGAATAACAAAAAAGATATATGTGAGTTTACAACAGGTAAAAAATATCATGCGGACTTAAATGCATCGTACAAT contains the following coding sequences:
- a CDS encoding RNA-guided endonuclease TnpB family protein; amino-acid sequence: MKCIKTVKFKIKIADKSFSDTISIYNKALSYIINAIENEWVIISTLSTEKEQLNYIEKLIHGTKKNKAKYDFDSRFYKFPSYLRRAASSEALGAVKSYHSNLNNYLNKKAQYEAKGKTLRDKPPTLGIIRYSFPVFYKGNMFERTGNNTAKIKVYKNNDWVWHNIKFKTDNLKNRDMTNFKEMNPSLVKSGKKYYLYFTYEKEIKFKNTPLKDRTIISVDLGLTNSAVCSAMKYEGTVIGRLFINQPIEKDRLFHKINKLAKTQRISGNGRKPNIWRKINNIKNQIINDTVHQIIEFAKSYDADVIVFEHLGKLQSKGNYARRTRIKLQFWAKQTIQKKVYDIAHSYGIRVSWINPKNSSALAFDGTGKVVRNNKKDICEFTTGKKYHADLNASYNIGARYFIREILNPLVEKKRLQYQAKVPEIAARSQQTLSTLISLVKAMQSQCGCVA